The DNA sequence AAAATTTAGAGGATGGCGAACTACgtaccacatttttttttttctgagaaTACATCGattcttttaaacttttttctaaCAATAGTgaacacaaaagaaaaaatgatcCACCTTAATCCAGTCGTTCGAAAGTTATTGTTTTAACTGCGTACATATccatgatttattatttttaatttatgtagatactagcgacctctgtccatccatattttttgcataataCTAATATACTAAAACATTCTCCGAAACACGTTACATTTTatggtataaatattattccgatcagttcagtagttataaccgaacaaaaaaccgggtctccatttattagtatagatattaaataacCTGTATTAATAATCGTAAATTTGTTatcatttatacaaaaatattacaattgacAGCTCAGTAATACATGTTCTTTTCAAAGGACCAGATAAATCCAGTAACTAAAGCTGGTTTTTTGCGGTTAAATCCACATTAAGCATAGCAATTATTTCGTAACGTAATGAATGTCCtttcagaaatatattttaaataaaacacgatCATTTTATTCCACTaatttttcgtaaaataaatttttgaattaacgTCACTGACCTATTTTTGTAGATAGCATTCACCAACATCAAATTCTCATTAGCGTCAATTCTTAGAACTCAAATTAAAATTGTGCTCTACAAGCAAGtaaagttacattttattttgctgtgactgaaatttgtattaaatcGAAATAAGTTCTGTACGAACGATTGAGTTTTCAcggccatttttttttatatttggtattGCCAGGAAACGAcataagataattgtgtttgctcgcaagcgaaaaaaaaccgacttcaattacatcgacgagtaatacaacgtagatcgacgaaaaaatagtcaagtaactacgcgttatcaaagattactcaaaaagtagttatcagatctcaataaaatttatatatatactacatgacaaacatcagctttcgattaaattaaaaattattaaaatcggtacacccagtaaaaagttattgcggattttcaagagtttccttcgatttctctggtatcccatcatcagatcctggtttccttatcatggtactaaactagggatatcatctttccaacaaaaaaaagaattatcaaaatcggtacatccagtagaaagttatgcggtataatacaacgtaggtcgacaaaaaaagcgtcaagtaaaaacgcattattagacataactcgaaaagtacttgttagatctcaaataaatttaaatgggaccaagtgacacacaccacctttcgattaaaaaaaattgtcgaaatcggtccacacggtcaaaagttctgatgtaacatacataaaaaattttttaaaaaaaatacagtcgaattgagaacctcctccttttttggaagtcggttaataaatagaaaaaaattgatacgttttgcaaaataaaaaaaaaagccatACGAAGTTTTCCAACGCAGctagttttgttaatattatattaatactatcatacgctttttaaagataaaaattaggTTTTCTATATTAAAAGCAACAAAAAAGATAATTACTTGAATGAACTGTAAAATTTATGGTCCTACTTGATGTTCAAATATGCATATTCAAACtagataaaatgaaaaaagttaCACGCTAAATAATacgtaatattttacttttgattttatttttcggaaaataaatgaaacaataatacaaacaaaaaattagaataaaataacatatgaaCCAATCAAATTGACAAAAGGATAAAATGGTGTCAAAAATTCACAATTTATTACCAAACTAGCTGCCTGGGTTCTGccaaaagttaatagatttttatttatacagatttattaattttttttttttttttttttgtattaaaacctcccgtggaccttaaggaacatataaaaaaataaattagccgaattggtcgagccattctcgagttctGCCCTTAAcaacgttcatttttatttatacagataaaaatgcattattaacagattattaaaaaaatggaataCGAAATCAAATAAGAATAACGCAAGACAAACTGACATACTCATCTTTATGATAActtcttaattttacatttaaaactttaagaaatctgaaatttaaaaaacattacacttaatttcgatttttaagttttaatttacttaaaaatctattataattaccACCTATCAccacataaaaattaatcgacTAACTCCcataatgataatattaaaaacatttaaaaaaccatGCCTCTGAAATCAATGctcattaaaaattcaaataaaacgtCCGAAGCATCAAAATGAGCAAAAAGATCAGAAAACGAGAATCATCTGGTATCGTTAGTTGTACTCGGTCGTAGTGTGAGGCACCATTCCGGTTGGAACCCACGGCAGCCGGCAGGAGATGCGGCAGGATGTAGCAATGAGCTCATTGCTTCAATTCAACGGTCGCCGGAGCTTCCGGCGGCGTCTTGGTCACCTTGGACGGACGACACGTTTTATTGCCTAATTTGACTCTAAACTGTTCTACCTTTATATTATTTGGATTAGGAAAAGGGCTTgaattcttattaatattttagtggTGCTGTAATTCATGCAAGGTATGACTTGAAAAAGGTAATTTTCAAGTTTGTTGCCGATTTTTTCGCAGCAGAATTTGCATTCCTTATATCTTATCGTATTGTAtctttatgtaatattaattcaaatgaatattattaatgagtaatgtttttataatttgtaaaatatctaTTCAGAAGTACTAAAGCCTATTTTAACAAaggcatttttaattattttttagtcaATGTTTTGCCACATCTGTTTCTCACGTTTTTCCCGTAAACACGTTCTAAGTTTACACTATTTACAATCCCAAACGTTACTACTATTGTACGTTAAATTTGGCAAACGAAGCCTAACCCATCAAAAACTTAAATAAGCTTAATATGTTTCAATCTTTCTAAAGTGAACAAAAATGTGTAGCTTTGAATGACGTACATCACAACAAACTACTTTAATTTCTGTTTTCCTGCTATAATATTATCGATAAGACCTTGATAACTGTTCGTCTACTTTGAAATTAAAGGTATTTAAAGTATCTAATTAAATCTcattatctaataaaataaacacttacttatagaaaaactaatttttttaataacgaaaAGTACAGTCGATTTggaaacctcctcttttttaagacggttaataaaacaacaattaatGTCAATGTCATAGTAGCGCCATACTATCTGCCTAGCATGGGATTAACTCACAACGACAACtggtaaaacttaaaaaacgtTCTCGTCTCGTGTAACATATAAACGTTAAGACAgataatctaaaatatatatttgttcaaAATTTGATCCAAAGTTTGAAACATTTGGAGTCCAATTTTTGCCGATAActatctatttaaataattgtgtttgctcgtaaacaaaaaaaaaccaacttcaattacattgacaagcaATACAGCGTAAttatacgaaaaaaattaacaaacgcactagtcgtcactataaTTTTCGAGactttcccttgatttctctaggaatccatcatcagatcctggttttcttatcacggtacttaggatatctcctttccaacaaaacatacatacaatatatatactgtcgaattgattaacctcctcctttttttaagtcggttaaatatatatgtattcaaGTAAAGTAAAGTACAGAAGTACTGCCATTAGAGAaaagtttgtaaataatatctattattggatatttttggcataaaattttttactttatagttGAATTAAGCTATGATCACTTAGCTTTGACACGCATTATTTAAAGAAGGTAAATCTTTACATGACCACGTTATAAGAGCAGCACGATGAAGAGCATTGGCAGTAAATTTACATAGGTATAAATTAAATCCTGAATATTCTCATTCACAGCTAAAATCGCCCTATTCTACTTCATCTTCTACGCCGCGCTGGCTATACTGGTAGCCATATGCATGTGGACATTTCTTCAACTCCTGGACGCGAGGCAGCCAAAATGGCAACTGGAAAATTCCATAATTGGCACCAATCCTGGCCTTGGCTTCCGTCCGATGCCACCAGAGGTCGCCAGCAGTGTGGTTTGGTATAGAGGAAACGACCCCCGTAGTTATCAATATTGGGTTCAAGAACTTTCCAGTTTCCTGCAAAGTAAGTTAACAAGTTTTTAATTAGacgacaataaaaaaattgatgcgattacaaatatctaattaattcacacataaaatataatctaaatacataaaatgaaaataatacgatttcattaatatttcattacagAATATTGTAAAACAGGATATGATTGCAgcaatcattataataaaaaacaatgttttttttttgattaatctttctGTCAATAAGTACGTTTCTTTGACTGTTttgtgaaatatataataaaaaaaacctcatcatcatcatcattacagcctatgcagtccactgctggacataggcctccacaagtttacgccaaaaataacgtgaactcatgtgttttgcccatagccaccactctgggcaggcgggttggtgaccgcagcgctggctttgtcgcacctatgatgctgctgcccgtctacggcctgtgtatttcaaagccagcagttaaaaaaaacctatgacttgtaaaacaaatttacaGACGAAGTAACAATAAGATAACTAGAAGACAGAAAGCTCATATATTGAAAAACGAGTGTTATTAATTATTCGAGTGTGTCCCAATCTAACGTTTtggcttaaaaaaaatatctgaatATCGTTGAATAAGTAATAAACCCTCGAATCCTCTCATTACACTCTAATTATAACCCATCAAAATTCGATGTTATTTTTGTCCATTTTGATTCAAAGATATTGCTTTCACTTTTCAGAGTACAAACGAGACGCGAATAAATCTGGCGCAGGTCAGAACATTCACAATTGCGATTTCAAACTGCCCCCACCAGCTGGTAAAGTCTGCGATGTCGATGTTAGCCTTTGTAGTCCCTGTGTGGAGGACAATGGGTTCGCATACCATAAATCCACACCATGCATCTTCCTCAAACTGAACAAGATATATGGTTGGAAACCAGAATTCTATAACAGTTCCGATAATCTCCCATCAGCTATGCCTGACGATTTGAAGGAACACATCAAAAATATGACGGCGTATAATAAGaattatgtaagttttttttttttcatttttttatagattacatattttgatttttataccCACTTCCAAAGATACTGTAACAaatttcgcaaaaaaaaaaccagtaccCAGTTTCTTAGCTCGTAGTATATTtctcaaaacaatatttaatagtcGGATAAAAAGTAGatcaaatttaagaaaattatatctccttttttaatataaatgactGTAATCCTTCTTACAAgaggaaatttaattaaacttcgcTAACAAAAGCAATTACTCCATCAACGTTGCTAAGTATCAAGAAAGCAGTATTTAATAAAAGGTCGACGCAACGAGCCgagaatttttaaaacaaacaacaataattaatgaGCGGGATTTCGCAAGGGGTGGTTCCTAAGATTCAGCGATTATTTTTAAGAGAGACTCCCCCGTGTCCCCCTCGTTGCTACTAGGGAGTTTCCATTGAAGTCTCTAAAGAAAAGCCGCCAGTAAACGGCAAACTTTTGATGAATTGACGACGTTAAGGGTCTCCAAAATTATTGAAAGTATTTAtaccaatatttttaattgccttGGGTCATTGTGCTTGTGACTCTCCCTATAGGGCTAcatctatatacaaataaataaaattggagtgtctgtttgtaatattaaaataatcgcttttaactaaatgcatatgaatgtatacacggtacatataccaaaataacattttttacaatttttgtctgtctgtctatctgtttgttccggctaatatctgaaacggctggatcgattttgacgggacttccactggcagatggctgatatagtaaggagtaacttaggctaattttattgtaggaatttatttattttataactctgcgaactgcgacgaacgaagtcgcgggcacagttagtagaGAATAAATGTCAGTCCCTGTTTCTATAATAAGCACTTATGGAGTCTGGAATTTATAGGCATTTTCAGTTCAGTGTAGTTcaatatataacttttataaaatgcATACCTACGAAATATATCCTGCCTCTTCCTTCACATTACGGAGAAATATGTCAACATAATGGTTAATTACAACATTTTCAGCTAAACATGGTGTGGGTTTCGTGTCAAGGAGAGAATCCAGCGGATAGAGAGAATATTGGACCCATCCAATATTTGCCCTACCGAGGATTCCCTGGATATTACTTCCCCTACACCAATCAAGAAGGCTACCTCAGTCCTCTAGTCGCAGTTCATTTGCAGAGACCTAAAAGTAAGTAATTCAATGCTAATAATTGTAAacgattgtataaaaaatttcaaaacttgatacaatcaataattaaaatatttattacaaaatcaaaacaTTAATATCAGCAATTGAGCGCATTGTGAGTCTCGTCGAAGTTCAACAATTATCAACAATCTAATTTTTTAACTCGAGTCTAGGAAAAAACATTTGGAAAGTCAAAGTGCACGCCTCCACGCACTCCTTTAAAACTGTTGTTTGCAGCATATACTTAGCCGCGCCCTTCAGTAACTTGTTTACGACAATGATTAATCATACAACGATAATAAGTTTAATTAGTTGATTTGATTCTTGcggataatatatattttttattatttttaaccaacttccgaaaaaggaggttctcaattcgattgtatattttttatatatgttaactaagaaatttttttattaaacggaAGTTGGTGCGTTTCATATGATACCATTGAAATTTAATTGCggtctaacaagtacttttcgagttttatttaatgcgtatttacttgactattttttcgtcgacctatgttgtatttttactgcataacttttcactgggtataccgattttaatgattcttgttttaatcaaaagctgatatttgtcttGTATTCTCGTTTcatttgatcgaaatctgattactactttttgattaatctttaataatacgttttaataatatatttttcgtttacttacgttgtgttacttcTATATGTtataagtcagtttttttcgtttgcgagtaaacacaattattggtaGAAGCGTAACAATATTTCTTGtgaaaaattaaagattattttagcCTTGATATTCAATAGCTTCTTAGTTAATAGTttcctaatataataaaaatgcagTTTATTTCGTCAAGCGGTTCTCGCGTTATATTGCTATCatacttacaaataaaatgttgGCAGCCAACATcacattttttaatcaattcTTTTTACTTTAGATTGTCATTACACGTAACagggttaaaaaattaatttatagtatGATCTGTATTCTGaataaaattgtgtattttataaatatagaggTTTAAGAGTAATCACTTCCTGTACTTTTCATTGTGTTAGAGTAAAAGCACagcaattaataataacaatttggCCTGACTTAAGTTAACTATAACTCTGCACGTGACACACTTAGCGTGTCATATATCATAGCTTCAATTTGGCAACTGAAATTGACATTGGACACAACTTGACCTTTTATTACAAGTAAATCTACCAGCTCAAATTTAGCTAGTTTGCAGcattaatcaattaatatttatttttccagCGGGTATGCTGATCAACATCGAGTGTCGTGCGTGGGCGCACAACATCAAATACGACAGGCACGAAGGAATCGGTTCAGTTCACATTGAAATCATGGTTGAATAACACCATCGCATTAGGCGTATTAACATACGTGTTTAGTCAAAACGTTGTTATTCAGTTCTCATATCTTCCAATGCCAAATGAGTTCCACTTAAGAAATACAACTGAATTTGTAGTATGTTTGTAGTGATCGTTCTTTTATTGTATGAAAAACGATttagtgtttaatttattaataaaatacgatTGAGTTTGTTTATtatcaagttattttattttattcaaaattagtgCATTTTACCATTAGTCTAcaacgttatttttatttccagaAGATTTCAGAGATTTCCTAGAATATAAATTCAGGATTATAAAACTGtttctgtaaaaatatttcagcGATGGGCgtaaaaagcttttttttttcaaaattttatgaaactcgaaaACTCTGCAGATTTGTTGCTTAATTTTTTGCTACCAGTGTtctcacgccattttttttttcttcaacgtCGTTAATTTAGAATTTAGATTAACAAacgacatttttattacatgggTATAAATACGGATAATGGAGTTGGATACATCAACACTTATGTGATATCATTGTGCTGACTTCGTTCAAAAAAATTACTAACGATTGAAGTCTTGTTCCTGTAAACTGAAGTTGAGTGCAGAATCTGTCAATGAAATATACAATACCATAGACAaccattacattttattacataaaatgtgttacaaattatactatttctcattatgtaagattcactgacatacataaaaagtacaatGTTTTAATACTTACTAAGTTAATAACATACAATCTTGCATACCTCGATATGTTGTTTAAGTATACAAATATGGCAGTCTCAAAATACCTGCTTAGTAATATGTTGCAAGTGCGCAGCACGGGTAATagaaaatctaataaaaaggacaagataattttttgtatttattctgCCTTACATGCAACTCTTAGCTAAGAAATTAGGATCatttcgactgtccctacgtacagtatcgaaactgaaaattttctattttttattgcatgaaaaaactactttttatgtatattttcaaagattaaagaggagaaaatgctataaaaaacacataaaatcacatttttcatgagcttatactcaatatcgatacttaacaaatcattcagcgtaaaaaatgtaaagtgcctttttcaatttcgatcgatatacgtagggacagtcgatttTAATATACGCACTCTTTTGCTACTTCAAAATTTCTGGGATAGGCGTTCTCATCTGATATAATCAGTGATATATTTTACTAAGCGTATATGTATTAGTAATGATGGCACACATCAGAGGGAGTGACACGGGCTGTGTCGATACACTAACACTTTATATCAAGAGGTGAGCTACAAGAGTTGAAGCCACAGTGGCTAAATTTAGTTCATTTGTGATTGGAAAGCACATATCAGcactattattttgtatttaaactataaaataggGTCATTGGcggtaaatatttatagatattatgaCATACACatgaagtattaaatattattttcttttttatacatctAGGGCCGTAAACAACCAGATGGCTCTTATTGAAAATGGTTACCGAAGCCTATAAACGCCTTGAAACCAGTAGCATCGCAAGTTCGTTGCCAACCCTTCCAAGAAGCTCTGGCCATATTACGcaccacagaaatacaacaccacttgaaagcaatattatttacctgtgatatTCTAAATATACTCAATATAAACCCATAATTAAGTACtctacattaattaaattaataattaattttgtcctAGATTATCATAATACATAAAAGAAAGATTTAGAGAAAAAtacaaattctaaaaaataaatcagaGGTCATGACaaattataaactataaaacatCCATGTGTGATCCAACACTCAAAGAATAGAAGCAGTTCGCTTAGTTACGAATATACAGCGGCGTATTTTAAGATACAAATCCCCGGGGCCATTTTAATTTGACGCCCCATAAATTTAGGAAAAGCGGTGAAAGCAGCGTATGTATTaggaatgttttaataaataatttattattttcggtGAAATTTACTGGCTGATCTTTTTTTAGGCCACACCACTCTTAATTCcaaaaataaagtgtaaaaatcgatttttcaCATCATTACTACGAATGCTGGGCTTGCACTGCCCCTCGCAGAATGCCGCCCCGGACCTAACCTTATTGGCCCTTGGGTAAATACGCCCCTGTATATACATATTCAAATGTGACAATCAATAGCGCTTAGCGCGGTGTTCTTCTAtttcttatgtaattattaattgtataaaataattggctcttacttacaaaaaaatatctacttaTAAGTGCACTTTTTTAAtcctatttaatatttgttgaaCAACAAGTTCAACAGAACTTGTACAAGGaataaataatcatcaaaatagtCAGTCAGGATATTGTGTTTTTTGAATAACAAACTCTTAAGATGTGGTCTTGGTAGGAgatcattaaatatatacataaaaatatcaaaaattaccgAAAATACTACAAATTggaatttaaacatttttataatattattatatttttataatacaattaggTTAAGAACGAAACAGACGATTAATACTGATAGCCACAAGAAATTAACcatgttattgaaaaaaaaactttcattcGAGTATCCTTCATTGAATCTTGTAAGTAACGTTTAACAGTAACTTGTACAAGTCCTACTGAAGGTGACTACGAAACTTTGATATGCATATTTAGTCGATCATGATCTCAAAATGCGTGGAGCCGAGACGTTCCTTGAGGCTCTCCGTGAACTTGATGTTGTGAGCCCACGCTCTGCATCTGATGTTGATGATTTGATGCACTGAAACAAGTGGAGTTTACTCATTAtgaatcgcttcagcctgtaagatcccactactgggcataggcctctttccccatgtaggtgaaaaatcagagcttaatccaccacgctgctccaacgcgggttggcggatatattccctactatgagtaaagatcgctatcaggtgtgcatgataacaaccgggaccgacggcttaacgtgctctccgaggcacggcggagagacccacaaggactgcacaaacacctagaccacggcaaacacctgtatggccaatacaaatgtttgtcatgccTTATGCTTATTTAgccttaagaatcgattctggtgtgaaaaaaatatgaggagtaaaatctactgaacgaatgacctcgttacgtttctcgtaacgccatctatcggaatgatttgtttatttaccatttgatatggtattaatctttttcttagactagtaagccttttttgtgcctatttatacattcgatctgaaggagtaaactccagtcgtacgTTGGAGCTGACACGAACACTTTTTTTCAATAACATTAGGGTGTAAGCAAAAGCAAAGTCGGCCAAATCAGTACAATACTTACATTTGGGATTTAGTAGCTGCACTGCAACCAGAGGACTGAGATAGCCGGGAGTATTGTCGTAAGGGAAATATATCTCAGGTAGCCCTGGGTAGGGCCAGTACTTCAAGGGTCCTAGAGCGTCAACGTCTGCCGGTCGTTCACCCATACAAGACACCCAAATGTTGCGACGCTGAAAGGTAATCGCAGCTTTTACTGTTTCTTCACATTATAGATTTAAAggaatattacaattaataatatcatttcgttaaattttactaacttaaaaactgtttcattgttttaaataagaaaaaaaaagatctaAAAATGTAACTCAATTTTCCATTACTTAAAATAGAAGAGATCGTTAATTGGGGTGGTTAATtgggatgtatacacggtacatataccaaaataacaaaaGTCTGTCCATCTGTCTgttttccggctaatctctgaaacggctggaccgattttgacggcacttcactggcagatagctgacgtaataaggaataacttagactactttatctgcactaccgtgcccccgccaagacgagccaaaaaaaaaacgaaaagcactacctatcttttctcgaagcgcttcgtcatttttttgaaccctcataacttgagttcggattatactagataaacaaaattctcggaaTATGATGTaaatagtggacttattaactatataaagtttcaattgcatagctcttatactttagattttattgatatctaatttcagatttttttatttattttgtaactctgcaaaACCTTTtgcaaattccacgcggactcagtcgcgggcacagctagttttatatatatttctacagATATAGAAATCAACGAAAACACAACTCACTTCTTTCAGCGTAGTTGTAGAGTTAATATAGTTCTTTAGATCGGGAGGCATGTCAGGAGGCAGGTTCTCTGGATCGTCGATTAACTTTGGATTCCAATCGAATATCTggaatgtttattataatttattctttcaattatttttgaagaCAGAAGATATGCGATGTTAACATTATATAcacaaaaatctaaaatcaaAATAGGTTTATTTAAATTGGCTTCAAAAGTACCAACGAATCATCATcttgcaaattaaaatattaattattcttaaaaaaagaaGCTAACACCGAGTCGGTGGTTCCTGTAAAAATTGTGGATTCTACAGAATCGGGAAGAAACTCCGCAATTACTCGTTTTAAAAAAAGCTTTTCTCGaccttatctaatatataaaattctcgtgtcgcggtgttaaACTCCTGcgaaacggcttaaccgattctcatgaaattttgtgtgcatattgggtagatctgagaattgaacaacatctatttttcacccgCCTAACTTATAACGGGGGGGGGTGAggaagttaataacatatatggcaaaacaacgtttgcggggtcagctggtaatatcaataataattctaaTCAATTCTCACCGCCATGGGTAGattggtagagatctcttatagAGTAAAATTTCGCCCTTAccaactttctttgtaaatatgatttttacttgtttccTTTTTGTTACAgtgcaataaaaacatatatataatatctctGATTTTGCTTACTAACGATAGAATCTTGACATTGCCTTCGAACGAATTGTATCGAAAGGAGATATTACTTAAACCAGCTGTCGATAACAGTGTGAATTATCGCGAAACTTTATAAAGCTGTTGTTACCCTATTAAGTTTTATAATGATGCAGGGCGTTTTGTTCCTGTATCCGAAGTGGTTTTCCTTGGAGCAGGGACCGAACTGTTTGATGTCGAAGGAGCAGACCTCGTTGCGAGGTGGCTTTGAATCGCTGCAGTTTCTCTGGTTGACGCCCTTGTTGACAAGCA is a window from the Melitaea cinxia chromosome 3, ilMelCinx1.1, whole genome shotgun sequence genome containing:
- the LOC123669273 gene encoding sodium/potassium-transporting ATPase subunit beta-2-like, giving the protein MTVKKRPSDLTSLERFNLYYREKEPPMTTGQKFRRFIWNPKTRQFCGRTGSSWSKIALFYFIFYAALAILVAICMWTFLQLLDARQPKWQLENSIIGTNPGLGFRPMPPEVASSVVWYRGNDPRSYQYWVQELSSFLQKYKRDANKSGAGQNIHNCDFKLPPPAGKVCDVDVSLCSPCVEDNGFAYHKSTPCIFLKLNKIYGWKPEFYNSSDNLPSAMPDDLKEHIKNMTAYNKNYLNMVWVSCQGENPADRENIGPIQYLPYRGFPGYYFPYTNQEGYLSPLVAVHLQRPKTGMLINIECRAWAHNIKYDRHEGIGSVHIEIMVE
- the LOC123669274 gene encoding sodium/potassium-transporting ATPase subunit beta-2-like produces the protein MGADKPNGIVNYCRRPPQRPFLKRIQYAIWDPEERTFLGRTGKRWGVIGLIYLVMYICIIIFFSICMCGLLSAMDERIPYFTLSESIIGDNPGMGHRPIILENGALIWYDSKNMTQINRYVDNINEFLAPYENTSLLVNKGVNQRNCSDSKPPRNEVCSFDIKQFGPCSKENHFGYRNKTPCIIIKLNRIFDWNPKLIDDPENLPPDMPPDLKNYINSTTTLKERRNIWVSCMGERPADVDALGPLKYWPYPGLPEIYFPYDNTPGYLSPLVAVQLLNPKLHQIINIRCRAWAHNIKFTESLKERLGSTHFEIMID